A portion of the Microbacterium hominis genome contains these proteins:
- a CDS encoding carbohydrate ABC transporter permease yields MTVTPPTVAAENARRQTRRFRSIKGRETWAGLGMIAPAAILLVLFLVIPVLLAFTLSFTNARLISPNPPRFVGLDNFVRAFTADPVFLQSAWNTFVFALVVVPVQAGLGLLLAVLVNRRMRGVTAFRVIFFIPVVTSIVVVSILWKFMYQKDGLINSFIDTITFGAWSGVDWLNNPDTALGAIIVLSIWQAVGFHMIIWLSGLQTIPEELYEAAKMDGASPWRQFTNVTWPGLRPTMVFVLVTITIAALGLFVQVDVMTQGGPINSTSTIVFHAVRKGYQQQEIGYAAAISLIFFVAVLIIALVQRRLTREKD; encoded by the coding sequence ATGACTGTCACACCTCCGACGGTCGCCGCCGAGAACGCTCGGCGTCAGACCCGTCGATTCCGCTCCATCAAGGGCCGCGAGACGTGGGCCGGGCTCGGCATGATCGCCCCGGCGGCGATCCTGCTCGTGCTGTTCCTCGTCATCCCCGTGCTCCTCGCGTTCACTCTCTCGTTCACGAACGCGCGCCTGATCTCTCCGAACCCGCCCCGCTTCGTCGGACTCGACAACTTCGTGCGGGCCTTCACCGCCGATCCTGTCTTCCTGCAGTCGGCGTGGAACACGTTCGTGTTCGCCCTCGTCGTGGTGCCGGTGCAGGCCGGCCTCGGGCTGCTGCTCGCGGTGCTCGTGAACCGTCGCATGCGGGGAGTCACCGCGTTCCGCGTGATCTTCTTCATCCCCGTGGTGACCTCGATCGTCGTGGTGTCGATCCTGTGGAAGTTCATGTACCAGAAGGACGGGCTGATCAACTCGTTCATCGACACGATCACCTTCGGGGCGTGGTCCGGCGTCGACTGGCTCAACAACCCCGACACCGCGCTCGGGGCGATCATCGTGCTCTCCATCTGGCAGGCCGTCGGCTTCCACATGATCATCTGGCTCTCGGGGCTGCAGACGATCCCCGAGGAGCTCTACGAGGCCGCCAAGATGGACGGCGCATCGCCCTGGCGCCAGTTCACCAACGTGACCTGGCCGGGGCTCCGGCCCACCATGGTCTTCGTCCTCGTGACGATCACCATCGCCGCTCTCGGCCTGTTCGTGCAGGTCGACGTGATGACGCAGGGCGGCCCGATCAACTCCACCTCCACGATCGTGTTCCACGCCGTGCGCAAGGGCTACCAGCAGCAGGAGATCGGCTATGCCGCAGCGATCTCGCTGATCTTCTTCGTGGCGGTGCTGATCATCGCACTCGTCCAGCGCCGGCTCACGCGAGAGAAGGACTGA